In a genomic window of Rhinoderma darwinii isolate aRhiDar2 chromosome 10, aRhiDar2.hap1, whole genome shotgun sequence:
- the LOC142661584 gene encoding sperm acrosome membrane-associated protein 6-like: MRFITLYYLRLQIVILLCGAEVVTSCLNCFTTPADRASICQYPVSLKKMEAIDCLQRLHRGFEPLTDTVIAFSQIQRIRLYLKGFEKEVKQISELYFPPSWVEQFEIKISEFVKGVKDRAASHTAAECKPPCGLQKEARVFKCSRCAEEDCQLPVTCPIEEMHVIELEKTIIHCGSSFPLPDYATVVWKYAKNMKATDLGYFKDIYSGEDLFVMIEPTRASHKGTYACEVTDEDDDIILRQFYYLDVTPTDTREASEVERYFRHALESTKIPEEEEVIIKHVPSTLEKIQTFFQSYILYAIYAGVCCLIVTLLVGALWRYALSVD; this comes from the exons ATGCGATTCATTACTTTGTACTATCTGCGGCTGCAGATAGTAATTCTTCTATGTGGAGCGGAGGTGGTGACATCTTGCCTCAACTGCTTCACTACTCCAGCAGACAGAGCCAGTATCTGCCAATATCCTGTCTCGCTGAAGAAGATGGAGGCCATAGACTGTCTCCAGAGGCTTCACAGGGGTTTCGAGCCCCTGACTGACACCGTGATAG CCTTTTCCCAGATACAAAGGATCAGATTGTATCTGAAGGGCTTCGAAAAAGAAGTCAAACAAATCAGCGAATTAT ACTTTCCGCCATCTTGGGTGGAACAATTTGAAATCAAAATCTCTGAATTTGTTAAAGGCGTAAAAGACCGTGCCGCAA GTCATACAGCGGCAGAATGCAAACCTCCATGCG GCCTTCAGAAAGAGGCCCGAGTCTTTAAATGCAGCCGATGTGCTGAGGAGGATTGCCAGCTCCCCGTGACCTGTCCCA TTGAGGAAATGCATGTGATAGAGCTGGAAAAGACCATCATCCACTGCGGGTCGTCCTTTCCCCTTCCCGACTATGCGACAGTCGTCTGGAAGTACGCCAAAAAC ATGAAGGCGACTGATTTAGGATATTTCAAAGACATCTATAGTGGGGAAGACCTATTTGTGATGATTGAGCCTACACGAGCCAGCCACAAGGGGACTTATGCCTGCGAGGTCACGGATGAGGATGATGACATCATACTCCGCCAATTCTACTATCTGGATG TGACACCGACTGATACAAGGGAAGCCTCCGAAGTAGAGCGATACTTCCGTCATGCTCTGGAATCAACAAAAAtaccagaggaggaggaggtaattATTAAACATGTACCCTCCACCCTGGAGAAAATCCAAACATTCTTCCAGAGCTACATCCTCTATGCCATCTATGCCGGAGTCTGCTGCCTGATAGTAACGTTATTGGTTGGAGCCCTGTGGCGTTATGCCCTCAGtgtggactaa
- the LOC142661586 gene encoding phospholipase A2 inhibitor gamma subunit B-like → MKTLLLILTGYGVTFISPVSSLTCETCSAQNAATCSGANVACDPSVTSCISSLIEITYETFILRSPHKSCGFPEICDLSYSFTLDKIHIAAKAQCCKTDKCNKDIPKIAPRNMTKNGLKCPFCVQAGLRGCTPINQTLCTGLEDMCLTSSGYLGYGESPVEISYQGCATQSVCPNTPESQPNADGGNRSSCTKAVHHSNEEGDRCLPVIN, encoded by the exons ATGAAGACGCTTCTTCTAATCCTCACCGGCTACGGTGTGACCTTCATCAGCCCAG TATCCTCCTTGACGTGTGAAACCTGCTCAGCCCAAAATGCAGCTACGTGTTCTGGCGCTAATGTCGCATGTGACCCCTCAGTGACTTCTTGTATAAGTAGCCTGATAGAAATAACATATG AAACCTTCATCTTAAGGAGTCCTCACAAATCCTGCGGCTTTCCTGAGATTTGTGATCTGTCCTATTCGTTCACCTTAGACAAAATTCATATAGCAGCCAAAGCCCAGTGCTGCAAAACCGACAAATGCAACAAGGATATTCCAAAGA TTGCTccaaggaacatgacaaagaatgGGTTGAAATGTCCTTTCTGCGTCCAGGCAGGACTGAGAGGATGTACACCAATAAATCAGACCCTGTGTACTGGTCTAGAAGACATGTGCCTCACGTCTTCAGGATACCTGGGCTATGGAG AATCACCAGTCGAGATTTCCTATCAAGGTTGTGCCACGCAAAGTGTCTGTCCAAATACTCCGGAGTCACAGCCGAATGCAGACGGTGGCAACAGGAGCAGCTGTACTAAAGCCGTCCACCACAGCAATGAAGAGGGCGATCGCTGCCTGCCTGTTATCAACTAA